A region from the Sulfitobacter indolifex genome encodes:
- a CDS encoding urease accessory protein UreF → MPNTNQAEQLLTLVQMFSPSYPVGAFAYSHGLEWAVQDGAVTDRDSLNDWLGTVLRHGAGLADALFLAAAYRADAPSEIDAEARAFAASAERLKETVLQGEAFARASAEIWQIDLPSLCYPVAVGRAAALQGLPLRQTLEMFLHAFAANLATAGMRLIPLGQTEGQIIIRTLAPLCLEIAETAENGTLDDLTSTAFLSDIAAMKHETQYSRIFRT, encoded by the coding sequence ATGCCTAACACCAACCAGGCTGAGCAGCTCCTGACGCTGGTGCAGATGTTCTCCCCCTCCTATCCGGTAGGGGCATTTGCCTATAGCCACGGGCTGGAATGGGCCGTGCAGGACGGGGCCGTGACTGACCGGGATAGTCTTAACGATTGGCTAGGTACGGTGTTGCGGCACGGGGCTGGATTGGCCGACGCCCTGTTTCTCGCGGCCGCCTACCGTGCAGATGCCCCGTCGGAGATTGACGCCGAGGCCCGCGCCTTTGCGGCCTCGGCCGAACGGCTCAAGGAAACCGTGTTGCAAGGCGAAGCCTTTGCCCGTGCCAGTGCGGAAATTTGGCAGATCGACCTGCCTTCGCTATGCTATCCTGTCGCGGTTGGTCGGGCCGCCGCGCTGCAAGGGCTCCCCCTGCGTCAAACGCTCGAGATGTTTCTCCACGCTTTCGCGGCCAACCTCGCCACAGCCGGAATGCGGCTTATTCCATTGGGGCAGACCGAGGGGCAGATCATCATTCGCACCCTTGCACCGCTTTGCCTTGAGATTGCCGAGACCGCAGAAAATGGCACGCTCGACGATCTCACCTCTACCGCCTTTTTAAGCGACATCGCCGCCATGAAGCACGAAACCCAGTATTCGAGGATTTTCCGCACATGA
- the ureG gene encoding urease accessory protein UreG, producing the protein MKRNNGPLRVGIGGPVGAGKTTLTAALCRALRDRLSVGVITNDIYTQEDAEALMRMQVLPQDRIIGVETGGCPHTAIREDASINLAAVAEMVARHPEVEIVLIESGGDNLSATFSPELADVTLYVIDVAAGEEIPRKGGPAITKSDILVINKTDLAPHVGASLDVMQRDSARMRPNLPTVFCALKSGEGIDDVLGHLAQVGGLELGLRYSAVAD; encoded by the coding sequence ATGAAACGCAACAACGGCCCCCTACGCGTCGGCATCGGTGGCCCCGTGGGCGCGGGTAAAACCACCCTGACCGCCGCGCTTTGCCGCGCTCTGCGGGACAGGCTTTCGGTGGGCGTCATCACCAATGACATCTACACCCAAGAAGACGCCGAAGCCCTGATGCGGATGCAGGTGCTGCCGCAAGACCGGATTATCGGCGTCGAAACCGGCGGTTGCCCCCATACGGCAATCCGCGAGGATGCGTCGATCAACCTTGCCGCTGTGGCTGAAATGGTGGCACGGCACCCGGAGGTTGAAATCGTGCTTATCGAAAGCGGCGGCGACAATTTGTCAGCCACCTTTAGTCCCGAACTGGCAGATGTGACCCTGTATGTGATCGATGTCGCCGCAGGCGAGGAGATACCTCGCAAGGGGGGGCCAGCAATAACGAAGTCCGATATCCTAGTGATTAACAAGACCGACCTCGCCCCTCACGTTGGCGCGTCGCTTGACGTTATGCAGCGTGATAGCGCGCGGATGCGGCCAAACTTGCCAACGGTTTTCTGCGCGTTGAAATCCGGTGAGGGGATCGACGATGTGCTGGGGCATCTGGCACAGGTCGGCGGGTTGGAACTTGGCCTGCGTTACTCCGCTGTGGCTGACTAA
- a CDS encoding urease subunit beta, with the protein MIPGEIIPAEDTLTLNADSKAITLMVANTGDRPVQVGSHYHFAESNPALAFDRTTARGYRLDIAAGTAVRFEPGQRREVPLIPFSGDRRIFGFNSAVMGDL; encoded by the coding sequence ATGATCCCCGGCGAGATCATTCCGGCAGAGGACACGCTTACCCTTAACGCTGACAGCAAAGCGATCACGCTGATGGTGGCCAATACCGGAGACCGCCCGGTGCAGGTCGGCAGTCATTACCATTTCGCCGAAAGCAATCCGGCGCTGGCGTTTGATCGCACGACGGCGCGGGGGTATCGCCTCGACATCGCTGCGGGCACCGCCGTGCGGTTTGAGCCCGGCCAGCGTCGCGAGGTACCCCTTATCCCGTTCAGCGGCGATCGGCGCATCTTTGGTTTCAATAGCGCGGTGATGGGAGACCTGTGA
- a CDS encoding TetR/AcrR family transcriptional regulator — protein sequence MTEAKKSDQTRQRILDTGRSLVLRHGFSGVGLSRILSESGVPKGSFYYYFASKEAFGTAMLADYVEGYLTRVDALIAGPGQAGDKLDSFWDAWLSQSSAPGIASACLVVKLGSEVADLSDPMRDTLDQGVDALVNRIAQLLRHGAQDGSVRAVDDPETTARMLYAKWLGAAVLAKLARSDAPLRMARAETSVQLSPIRDQLPT from the coding sequence ATGACCGAGGCAAAGAAATCAGACCAAACGCGGCAACGCATCTTGGACACCGGACGTAGCCTCGTGCTGCGGCACGGGTTCTCGGGCGTTGGCCTATCGCGCATCCTGAGCGAGAGCGGAGTGCCCAAGGGCTCTTTCTACTATTACTTTGCATCGAAAGAAGCCTTCGGCACGGCGATGCTTGCCGACTATGTAGAGGGTTACCTTACCCGTGTTGACGCGCTCATAGCTGGCCCAGGCCAAGCGGGTGATAAGCTTGATAGTTTCTGGGACGCATGGCTGAGCCAATCCAGCGCGCCGGGGATCGCCAGCGCCTGTTTGGTGGTCAAGCTTGGCTCCGAAGTCGCTGATCTGTCTGATCCGATGCGCGATACATTAGATCAAGGTGTTGACGCTTTGGTAAACCGTATTGCGCAATTGTTGCGGCACGGTGCGCAAGATGGCTCCGTGCGCGCGGTGGACGATCCTGAAACCACCGCCCGTATGCTCTATGCCAAATGGCTAGGTGCTGCGGTGCTCGCCAAACTTGCCCGTAGCGATGCGCCTCTGCGCATGGCCCGGGCTGAAACCTCTGTCCAACTCTCCCCCATCCGGGACCAACTCCCAACCTGA
- a CDS encoding zinc-binding dehydrogenase: MFAAIHDTFGEPADVLTTRETDTPAPAAGEALIRMVLSPIHNHDLWTVRGNYGYKPELPGAIGGSEALGIVEAVGEGVDDTLIGKRVTAAGFHGAWAEYFTAPAAGLLPLPEAISDEAGAQLIAMPFSALSLLETLKVGEGDWLIQTAANGAVGKIMVGLAKARGVNLLNLVRREGAAEELRETGAENVLSTDDADWQSKARALIGKAGAVSAIDSVGGELGGQLVELLGKDGELIVFGTATGQPLTMSSGELIMKHITVKGFWGSRVSGEMAPETRVRLIGELVQLAAKGQLPLDTGGIYPLAEVTEAMKAALTTGRGGKVMLRP; encoded by the coding sequence ATGTTTGCTGCCATCCACGACACCTTTGGCGAACCCGCCGATGTTCTGACCACCCGCGAAACCGACACGCCCGCGCCCGCCGCTGGCGAAGCGCTGATCCGCATGGTGCTGTCGCCCATCCACAACCACGATCTTTGGACCGTGCGCGGTAACTATGGCTACAAGCCCGAACTGCCCGGCGCCATTGGCGGGTCTGAAGCGCTCGGCATCGTTGAAGCCGTCGGTGAAGGTGTTGATGATACGCTGATCGGCAAACGCGTCACGGCGGCTGGCTTCCACGGCGCATGGGCCGAATATTTCACCGCCCCCGCCGCAGGTCTGCTGCCCCTGCCCGAAGCGATCTCGGACGAGGCGGGCGCGCAGCTGATCGCCATGCCATTCAGCGCCCTGTCGCTGCTGGAGACACTGAAAGTCGGCGAAGGCGACTGGCTGATTCAGACCGCTGCCAATGGTGCCGTGGGCAAGATCATGGTCGGTTTGGCCAAAGCGCGGGGCGTAAATTTGCTGAACCTCGTGCGCCGCGAGGGAGCCGCCGAGGAACTGCGCGAAACGGGCGCCGAGAACGTGCTTTCCACCGATGACGCAGATTGGCAGAGCAAAGCGCGCGCGCTGATCGGCAAGGCCGGTGCAGTTTCGGCAATCGACTCTGTCGGCGGCGAGTTAGGTGGTCAGCTGGTTGAGCTTTTGGGCAAAGATGGCGAGCTGATCGTTTTCGGCACGGCGACAGGTCAGCCGCTCACCATGTCCTCTGGCGAACTGATCATGAAGCACATCACCGTCAAAGGCTTCTGGGGGTCGCGGGTTAGCGGCGAGATGGCACCTGAGACTCGCGTTCGTTTAATCGGCGAACTGGTGCAACTGGCGGCCAAGGGTCAGCTTCCGCTCGACACGGGTGGCATCTACCCACTGGCCGAGGTGACCGAAGCGATGAAAGCCGCGCTGACCACAGGCCGTGGCGGGAAGGTTATGCTGCGCCCCTGA
- the ureC gene encoding urease subunit alpha gives MPALIKRGDYAAMFGPTVGDRVRLADTDLIIEVERDLTTERSGQNAAAYGEEVKFGGGKVIRDGMGQSQVTRAGGAVDTVITNALIVDYTGIFKADVGLKDGRIAKIGKAGNPDTQPGVTIIIGPGTEVIAGEGRILTAGGFDSHIHFICPQQIEDALHSGLTTMLGGGTGPAHGTLATTCTPGGWHIGRMMQSADAFPMNLAFAGKGNASQPAALEEQINAGACALKLHEDWGTTPAAIDCCLSVADAMDVQVMIHTDTLNESGFVEHTVRAMKGRTIHAFHTEGAGGGHAPDIIKICGEEHVLPSSTNPTRPFTVNTLEEHLDMLMVCHHLDKSIPEDVAFAESRIRRETIAAEDILHDMGAFSIIASDSQAMGRVGEVLIRTWQTADKMKKQRGRLAEETGENDNFRVRRYIAKYTINPAIAHGVSTHIGSIEEGKRADLVLWNPAFFGVKPEMVLLGGSIVCAQMGDPNASIPTPQPVYSRPMFGAYGRAVENSAVVFVSEAAQAAGVGKELGLAKQTIPVRNTRDIGKRDLKLNDALPKVEVNPETYEVRADGELLTCEPASVLPMAQRYFLF, from the coding sequence ATGCCTGCACTGATCAAACGTGGTGACTACGCAGCTATGTTCGGCCCCACGGTAGGCGACCGGGTGCGGTTGGCGGATACCGACCTTATCATCGAGGTCGAGCGCGACCTGACCACCGAACGCAGCGGTCAAAACGCCGCCGCTTATGGCGAAGAAGTCAAATTCGGTGGTGGCAAGGTGATCCGCGACGGCATGGGCCAGTCCCAGGTGACCCGCGCAGGCGGAGCCGTTGATACGGTCATCACCAATGCGCTGATCGTCGACTATACTGGCATCTTCAAAGCCGATGTCGGGCTGAAAGACGGGCGCATCGCCAAGATCGGCAAGGCCGGCAACCCTGACACGCAACCGGGCGTGACCATCATTATCGGGCCGGGAACCGAAGTGATCGCGGGCGAAGGGCGCATTCTGACCGCAGGCGGGTTTGACAGCCATATCCACTTCATCTGCCCGCAACAGATCGAAGACGCGTTGCACTCGGGGCTGACCACCATGCTCGGCGGCGGCACCGGCCCCGCGCATGGGACGCTGGCCACCACCTGCACGCCGGGTGGCTGGCATATTGGGCGCATGATGCAATCTGCCGACGCCTTTCCGATGAACCTTGCTTTCGCGGGCAAAGGCAACGCATCCCAGCCCGCCGCCCTTGAGGAACAGATCAATGCAGGCGCCTGTGCGCTAAAACTGCACGAAGATTGGGGCACCACCCCCGCCGCCATCGACTGCTGCCTCAGCGTGGCCGATGCGATGGATGTACAGGTGATGATCCACACCGACACGCTGAACGAAAGCGGCTTCGTCGAGCATACCGTCAGGGCCATGAAGGGCCGCACGATCCACGCCTTTCATACCGAAGGCGCAGGTGGGGGCCATGCGCCCGACATCATCAAAATCTGTGGCGAAGAACATGTGCTGCCGTCGTCGACCAACCCGACGCGGCCCTTTACCGTGAACACGCTGGAAGAGCATCTCGACATGCTCATGGTCTGCCACCACCTAGATAAATCCATCCCCGAAGATGTCGCCTTTGCCGAAAGCCGCATTCGGCGCGAGACCATCGCCGCCGAAGATATCCTGCACGACATGGGCGCGTTTTCGATCATCGCGAGCGATAGTCAGGCCATGGGCCGCGTTGGGGAAGTGTTGATCCGCACGTGGCAAACTGCAGACAAAATGAAAAAGCAGCGCGGACGCTTGGCCGAAGAAACCGGCGAGAACGACAATTTTCGCGTGCGTCGCTACATCGCCAAATACACGATTAACCCGGCCATCGCGCATGGAGTCTCAACGCATATCGGCAGTATTGAAGAGGGCAAACGCGCGGATCTGGTGCTGTGGAATCCTGCGTTTTTCGGTGTCAAACCTGAGATGGTGCTATTAGGCGGCAGTATCGTCTGCGCGCAGATGGGCGACCCCAATGCGTCCATCCCCACGCCACAGCCGGTCTATTCGCGACCCATGTTCGGGGCGTATGGCCGCGCGGTGGAAAATTCCGCCGTGGTGTTTGTCAGCGAAGCGGCACAGGCTGCGGGGGTTGGCAAAGAGCTTGGACTTGCAAAGCAAACCATTCCCGTGCGCAACACCCGTGACATCGGCAAGCGCGATCTGAAACTGAACGACGCGTTGCCCAAGGTTGAGGTGAACCCCGAAACCTATGAGGTCCGCGCCGACGGAGAATTGCTGACCTGTGAGCCCGCCTCTGTGCTGCCGATGGCGCAACGCTATTTTCTGTTTTGA
- a CDS encoding urease subunit gamma produces the protein MQLTPREKDKLLISMAAEVARKRLARGVKLNHPEAIALITDMVVEGARDGRSVADMMQAGAHVITRDDCMEGVSEMIPEVQVEATFPDGTKLVTVHNPIR, from the coding sequence GTGCAATTAACCCCGCGAGAAAAAGACAAACTGCTGATCTCAATGGCCGCCGAGGTGGCGCGCAAACGCCTTGCGCGGGGGGTCAAGCTGAACCATCCGGAAGCGATTGCCTTGATCACCGACATGGTGGTCGAAGGCGCGCGGGATGGGCGCAGCGTGGCCGATATGATGCAGGCGGGTGCCCATGTGATCACCCGCGACGACTGTATGGAGGGGGTCTCAGAGATGATCCCCGAGGTGCAGGTCGAAGCGACTTTCCCCGACGGGACCAAGCTCGTCACCGTTCACAACCCTATTAGATAA
- a CDS encoding urease accessory protein UreD — MVSAKAARGRSTLGDLRQSGAMKLLFPRPDGAALQVIAINTAGGLTGGDAFTLTACAEEGAALSLTTQAAERAYRAQPGEVASVRNTITAKPGATLHWLPQETILYEGCALRRSLSVDLADDASLLLVEPLVFGRAAMGEALRHVNFRDTNRVSRAGRPLYLDAMTLRGDVTAHLAAPHVAAGAGALATLIYVAPDAEARLAPLRAQLPKSGGASLIGPDLLAARILAPDSFDLRQSLVPILRELSGDTLPRSWMT; from the coding sequence ATGGTTTCGGCCAAAGCGGCGCGGGGTCGCTCGACGCTCGGTGACCTGCGCCAATCTGGTGCAATGAAACTGCTTTTCCCCCGTCCCGACGGAGCCGCGCTGCAAGTGATTGCTATCAATACCGCTGGTGGTCTCACGGGTGGTGATGCTTTCACCCTCACCGCTTGCGCCGAAGAGGGCGCGGCACTCAGTCTCACCACACAGGCCGCCGAGCGGGCCTATCGGGCGCAGCCGGGGGAAGTGGCCTCGGTGCGAAATACAATCACTGCGAAACCCGGGGCAACGCTGCATTGGCTGCCACAGGAAACGATCCTTTATGAGGGATGCGCGCTGCGGCGGAGCCTTTCGGTGGACCTTGCCGACGACGCGTCACTTCTACTGGTAGAGCCGCTGGTCTTTGGCCGCGCGGCCATGGGCGAAGCGCTACGCCACGTGAATTTCCGCGACACGAATAGGGTCAGCCGTGCAGGCCGACCGCTTTATTTAGACGCCATGACGCTGCGCGGCGATGTGACTGCCCATCTGGCCGCGCCGCATGTCGCCGCAGGCGCCGGTGCTTTGGCGACGCTGATCTATGTCGCCCCCGACGCCGAAGCGCGGCTTGCGCCCCTGCGTGCGCAGTTGCCCAAAAGCGGTGGCGCCAGTCTGATCGGCCCTGACCTTCTTGCCGCGCGCATTCTTGCGCCGGATAGTTTCGATCTTCGCCAATCGCTCGTGCCGATCCTGCGCGAATTGAGTGGTGACACCCTTCCCCGATCATGGATGACCTGA
- a CDS encoding FAD-binding oxidoreductase — protein MTTLTAPRDLPQTDARDHSALLDDLRQAIGDTYVVTNAKDFDARLIEDRGLRRGTALALLRPGSTDEVATCMRLCHAAQVPVTPQGGNTGLAGGGVPNGGVILTTERLNQIRQVDPTNATMTVEAGCILANIQAAADGVDALFPLSLASEGSCQIGGNLSTNAGGTAVLRYGNTRDLVLGVEVVLPDGRVLNDLSGLRKNNTGFDLKHLFIGAEGTLGIITAAVIKLFPKPTARATTLVACTGPEPALALYARMRGQAADTLSTFEYIDRLGLQMVIDHAPGCNDPMTEAHPAYCLIELTGNGAQAALDTRLESALEAAFEAEEITDAVIGASEAQKDALWALRENLSEAQKPEGASIKHDVSVPVSRVADFIREATQACMDHMPGLRPCPFGHFGDGNLHFNLSRPVDMADADFLAEYGAFNRIVHDIVHQMGGSFSAEHGIGTFKRAELRRYKDPVALELMEQIKATLDPGHLMNPGKIL, from the coding sequence ATGACTACTCTGACCGCGCCGCGCGACCTGCCTCAAACAGACGCGCGCGACCATAGCGCTCTGCTTGACGACCTGCGCCAAGCCATCGGTGACACATATGTCGTGACCAACGCAAAAGACTTTGACGCAAGGCTGATCGAAGACCGCGGACTGCGGCGCGGCACGGCGCTGGCCCTGCTGCGCCCCGGTTCAACCGACGAGGTCGCCACCTGCATGCGCCTGTGCCACGCAGCACAGGTGCCGGTGACTCCGCAGGGTGGCAACACCGGACTTGCAGGCGGCGGCGTGCCGAATGGGGGGGTAATCCTGACGACTGAGCGTCTGAACCAAATTCGTCAAGTCGACCCGACCAATGCGACCATGACGGTCGAAGCGGGCTGCATTCTGGCAAACATTCAAGCCGCTGCTGATGGGGTCGATGCGCTGTTTCCGCTGTCTTTAGCCTCCGAAGGCTCCTGCCAAATCGGCGGCAACCTGTCGACCAACGCGGGCGGAACGGCGGTGCTGCGTTACGGCAATACCCGCGATCTGGTCTTGGGTGTCGAAGTGGTATTGCCCGATGGCCGTGTGCTGAATGACCTTAGCGGCTTGCGGAAAAACAACACTGGCTTTGATCTTAAGCACCTCTTTATCGGGGCCGAAGGTACGCTTGGGATTATCACTGCGGCAGTCATCAAACTCTTCCCCAAACCGACCGCCCGCGCCACGACATTGGTGGCCTGCACCGGTCCCGAGCCTGCGCTTGCTCTCTACGCCCGGATGCGCGGGCAAGCTGCTGATACACTCTCTACTTTTGAATATATCGACCGGCTTGGCCTGCAAATGGTGATCGACCACGCGCCGGGGTGTAATGATCCGATGACAGAGGCGCATCCCGCTTATTGTCTGATCGAACTCACTGGCAATGGCGCGCAGGCTGCCCTCGATACGCGGCTCGAAAGCGCGTTGGAAGCAGCGTTTGAGGCGGAGGAGATCACCGACGCGGTGATCGGCGCATCTGAGGCGCAAAAAGACGCGCTTTGGGCATTGCGGGAAAACCTCTCAGAAGCGCAAAAGCCTGAAGGTGCGTCGATCAAACATGACGTATCGGTCCCGGTCTCCCGCGTGGCCGATTTCATCCGCGAGGCGACCCAAGCTTGCATGGATCACATGCCCGGCCTGCGGCCCTGCCCGTTTGGCCATTTCGGCGACGGGAACTTGCATTTCAACCTGTCACGCCCTGTGGATATGGCAGATGCCGACTTTTTGGCGGAATACGGAGCCTTCAACCGCATCGTGCATGATATCGTGCACCAAATGGGCGGTTCTTTTTCGGCGGAACACGGCATCGGCACCTTCAAACGCGCTGAGCTCCGCCGCTATAAAGATCCGGTTGCGCTGGAGTTGATGGAGCAGATTAAAGCAACACTTGACCCGGGCCACTTAATGAACCCGGGCAAAATACTCTAA
- a CDS encoding DUF2793 domain-containing protein, with translation MADTSERLSLPYLMPAQAQKHVTHNEALQRLDLLVQLAVESFDANTPPSLPQAGEVHALGSSPTAAWAGHADELAAWIEGNWHFVVPQEGWQALDKSSGALRRRAADAWVEVSVPDLTDLPGVGINAGHNSGNRLTVSSPATLLNHEGAGHQLKLNKAGTGDTASLLFQTDWSGRAEMGTAGADDFSIKVSADGSTWTTALAFDAATGMASGMALTQSTEDTTVGRLLRVGDFGIGADAGPVVTDLDAHLLSGSYSSYGGAHAQAPAGANPFSTLDGVFGLLCGNSTLGDQNAYIWQIAIGLDTPGLAFRVRASGAWGSWQRLWSGANTTVDANGFVKEASPIVRLFCGTCEEPAVPLNAQFERQALGQYTLTNVPPLASKGWQIEVPQDANGNRLVYVDCTYDAANGALHVRTSKVIWQDSWAAGEPCDIPEGRWVDLRFGMPTR, from the coding sequence ATGGCTGACACCTCTGAACGCTTGTCTCTTCCCTATTTGATGCCAGCACAGGCGCAGAAACACGTAACCCATAACGAGGCACTGCAACGGCTCGACCTTTTGGTGCAGCTTGCGGTTGAGAGCTTTGACGCCAACACCCCGCCGTCATTGCCACAGGCGGGGGAGGTCCATGCGCTTGGCAGTTCGCCGACGGCGGCTTGGGCAGGCCATGCAGACGAACTCGCCGCTTGGATTGAGGGGAACTGGCACTTCGTCGTGCCACAGGAGGGATGGCAGGCGCTCGATAAATCTAGCGGCGCTTTGCGGCGGCGTGCGGCAGATGCCTGGGTTGAGGTTTCAGTCCCCGATCTGACTGACCTGCCCGGCGTGGGGATCAACGCGGGCCACAACAGCGGCAACCGCCTGACAGTCTCCTCTCCGGCAACATTGCTGAACCATGAGGGGGCGGGGCATCAGCTAAAGCTTAACAAGGCTGGCACGGGCGATACCGCAAGTCTGCTGTTCCAGACCGATTGGTCAGGCCGGGCCGAAATGGGCACAGCGGGGGCGGATGATTTCTCAATCAAAGTAAGTGCAGATGGCAGCACATGGACCACGGCGCTTGCCTTTGATGCGGCGACGGGGATGGCCTCGGGCATGGCGCTTACCCAAAGCACCGAAGATACGACGGTGGGCCGATTGCTTCGCGTGGGCGATTTCGGCATCGGGGCGGATGCGGGGCCGGTCGTGACCGACCTCGACGCGCATCTGCTGTCGGGCAGCTATTCAAGCTATGGCGGCGCCCATGCGCAGGCACCCGCGGGCGCCAATCCCTTTTCCACGCTGGATGGGGTCTTTGGCCTTCTCTGCGGTAACAGCACCCTGGGGGACCAAAACGCGTATATTTGGCAGATTGCGATTGGCCTCGACACGCCGGGGTTGGCGTTTCGCGTGCGGGCAAGTGGGGCATGGGGCAGTTGGCAAAGGCTGTGGTCCGGGGCAAACACGACCGTCGATGCCAACGGCTTCGTCAAAGAAGCGAGTCCGATCGTGCGGCTGTTTTGCGGTACCTGCGAGGAGCCAGCGGTGCCCCTAAACGCGCAGTTTGAGCGACAAGCGCTTGGGCAATATACCCTAACGAATGTGCCGCCCCTCGCCTCGAAGGGGTGGCAGATTGAGGTGCCGCAGGATGCGAATGGCAATCGGTTGGTCTATGTCGACTGCACCTATGACGCGGCGAACGGCGCGCTGCATGTTCGGACCAGCAAGGTGATTTGGCAGGACAGTTGGGCCGCCGGTGAGCCTTGTGACATCCCCGAAGGCCGCTGGGTCGATTTGCGCTTTGGCATGCCCACGCGCTGA
- a CDS encoding SDR family oxidoreductase: MDRKIALITGAGSGVGLACAQQLARDGFTVVLTGRRQDKIDEGRATLAGEGHLAVAADVGVEADVAVLFEKIETTFGRLDLLFNNAGRNGPAVELDALSVADWNDIVATNLTGSFLCARAAFALMKRQEPKGGRIINNGSISAHVPRPLSVPYTATKHAITGLTRALSLDGRPHDIACGQIDIGNAASEMTERMKAGILQPNGSRMSEPRMDVNDVAATLSYMAKLSLDANAMFVTVMATKMPFAGRG; encoded by the coding sequence ATGGACCGAAAAATTGCGTTGATCACGGGTGCCGGCAGCGGCGTTGGCTTAGCCTGTGCGCAGCAGCTAGCGCGGGATGGGTTCACCGTGGTTCTGACAGGACGGCGGCAAGACAAGATTGACGAGGGACGCGCAACGCTTGCGGGAGAGGGGCATCTGGCCGTCGCCGCCGACGTGGGTGTCGAGGCGGATGTTGCCGTGCTGTTTGAAAAGATTGAAACCACCTTTGGGCGGTTGGACCTTCTATTCAACAATGCCGGGCGCAACGGCCCTGCGGTAGAGTTGGACGCGCTGAGCGTCGCGGATTGGAATGACATCGTGGCCACCAATCTCACCGGGTCGTTCCTTTGCGCCCGCGCGGCCTTTGCGCTGATGAAACGGCAAGAACCTAAAGGTGGGCGGATCATTAACAACGGCTCGATCAGCGCGCATGTGCCGCGGCCCTTATCCGTGCCCTATACGGCCACAAAACATGCGATCACCGGACTTACCCGCGCGTTATCACTTGATGGGCGACCCCATGACATTGCTTGCGGACAGATAGACATCGGCAATGCGGCGAGTGAGATGACAGAGCGTATGAAAGCGGGCATCTTGCAGCCCAACGGCAGCCGCATGTCAGAGCCGCGCATGGATGTGAACGACGTTGCAGCGACGCTGTCTTACATGGCGAAACTGTCACTGGATGCAAACGCGATGTTCGTCACCGTTATGGCCACCAAGATGCCCTTCGCCGGGCGCGGATAG
- the ureE gene encoding urease accessory protein UreE: MTPILCQDIRRAPDWTDASDQVELTYDGRFLRRRVLTTTGGLSFLVDLAQTASLDHGDAFVLSDGRVVEVVAADEVLLEVTGSDLPRIAWHIGNRHSPCQIEADRLVIQRDHVMVKMLAQIGAETREITGPFRPEGGAYGHGRTHGHDHSHAHHAPQDHDHTHA; encoded by the coding sequence ATGACCCCAATCCTTTGCCAAGATATCCGCCGCGCACCCGATTGGACCGATGCGAGTGATCAAGTGGAGCTGACCTATGATGGGCGTTTTCTGCGCCGTCGCGTGCTCACGACCACGGGCGGACTGTCGTTCTTGGTCGATCTCGCGCAGACTGCCTCGCTTGATCATGGCGATGCTTTTGTCTTGTCCGATGGGCGTGTGGTTGAGGTCGTGGCGGCCGACGAAGTCCTGTTGGAAGTAACCGGTTCTGACCTGCCGCGCATTGCGTGGCATATTGGCAATCGACACAGCCCTTGCCAGATAGAGGCCGACCGCCTTGTCATCCAACGCGATCATGTGATGGTCAAAATGCTGGCCCAGATCGGCGCAGAAACCCGCGAGATCACCGGCCCCTTCCGCCCCGAAGGCGGTGCTTATGGACACGGGCGCACCCACGGGCATGACCACAGCCATGCCCACCACGCCCCCCAAGATCACGACCACACTCATGCCTAA